The DNA sequence ATGACAAATGAATGTTAGGTTATAACCCTTTTACTACTTCACGGTGAGATGATCTGTGAATTCCTATGGATGCTACAATAGCCACTCAAGTcagtaaataaaacaaaaatggagAGAGTAAGCCCTAGTTCAAAAACCTCTCTATCGCCGTATCAAACTTAAAAACACGTATCTTTGTCTTTGGAAGAGTGGGGATAGAGTGCCTTCTGAAACCACACAATGCACCTCATCAAACTTCTGACAATAGTTCGGCAGCCTCTTTCGGTGCTATGCAAGTGAAACAGGCCTCTGTTTTCCGGCAGCGCGCCAGAGCAGTTCTTCCACTGTCAGGAGAAATGGTAATGTATGTTAAAATATGTTAATTGTAAAGGTTGCTTGGCCACACCCACCGCGGGAAGCACAATCATGGGCTCGGATTCTTAGGTGGACTTCTGTGAGAGGTCACTGTTATGCCAGCCGACTAAACTCAACTCCACGATTCACGATGGAGTTGAGCGGTGACTAGTGTGTGCGGACTGGAGTTCGAACGTCACATAAAATAAAGCTTTTAAAATCAAAATCGATGGATTTCCACACCCAAAGAATAAGCCGCGTTTACAAAGAACAATGTCATGGAGTTGTTTAGTCGGCTACTGTTATGCCTGAATTGAACCCAAAACCAACGAGGAAGTCTGCTGCAGTGTTGAGAGCGGTTGAATGAAAACAATCGGTATGCCAAGCAAAGCTCTTAACCGTCCATGCCAGACGACTTTTAATTTCTATTCAGTTTGACTCACCATAAGTTCAGTGTCTGAACTGTGCATTATAATGTTATATCCATATCCCTTAATTATGGACGTACACAAGCCATAACTCAGCAATCACATACTGTATGGGTAGCCTAGCCTACAGATGATGCATGGACTTGTTAGGCAAAATATGAATGTTCTCTACCTTCCAACCATTGTACTCTACTATGTTCCCACAGGATCTAAGTTGAGTCAGCGATGGCAGGACATTCAGGTAGCCCCCAGGTAGTTCTAAAGACAGAGGAACAGTCCAATAGAGTCATCTTCACCTACTTCCAGGGTGACATCGGTAGCATGGTGGACCAACACTTCAACCGTGCCCTCGGCAAGGCCAGTAAGACCAAGGCCCCCAGCGGGAAGGGCAAAAAGAGCCGCAAGGCTGTCAAATCTGGTGAGCAGACTGATACCTAACTATGCAATGAAGGTTGGAATTAAGATTGGAGTGATTGATTGAGTGATTGGCCAATACACTTGGAGTCCAGTGCAATTAGGAAATAAactttatataatatatacatttttataataatatatatatatattattgtggctgaatggaagcaattccccgcagcaatgttccagcgtctagtggaaagccttcccagaagagtggaggctgttatagcagcaaaggtggaaccaacttcatattaatgcccatgattttgtaatgagatgtttgacaagcaggtgtccacatacttttggccatataGTGTACATTGATCTAAATCAGGCTTGAATTATGAATGCAGGTACTATCAGTCTGACAatgattttgatgtgatatgaaggCTAAGGGCTTCATGTTTCTAGAACCATAtcgcaattgagaatcgattcagGTTTAGATGGAGTAATTGGCTGTTTTGGCTGCCAGAgccagtatacagtgcattcggaaagtattcagaccctttgactttttctacattttgttgtaaaattgattacattgttttttttccctcatcaatctacacacaataccacataatgcactatatatatatatatatatatatatatatatatatatatatgttgaaatGATGCAGGTAATGTTATTTTATAGACTTAGATTTTATCTGCTAATTTCAGCTTGTCTAtccccaaaaaaaatatattaaaaaaggcATTTCATTTTTTGCAATGAACTTTGTATGC is a window from the Oncorhynchus clarkii lewisi isolate Uvic-CL-2024 chromosome 14, UVic_Ocla_1.0, whole genome shotgun sequence genome containing:
- the LOC139365952 gene encoding transcription cofactor vestigial-like protein 1, which codes for MAGHSGSPQVVLKTEEQSNRVIFTYFQGDIGSMVDQHFNRALGKASKTKAPSGKGKKSRKAVKSESDSTSCQWVVPTPSWSEDHFPPVSGRLQLDGSTWLQRPHEP